One part of the Plasmodium cynomolgi strain B DNA, scaffold: 0769, whole genome shotgun sequence genome encodes these proteins:
- a CDS encoding CYIR protein (putative;~vir-type antigen) — protein MSDKIMNALCYVYHKIESSTLDNYICDFFYYWITDMLLKHLTGSLNYNKIMNLLYNFLDNTTESNVCYVHHLYKNDEKYFNVLKLMFDYSKDYNTYMEQRAQDNLPCNENYQKYIQNYVDSYNELYDKCKKKIMIKNIV, from the coding sequence ATGTctgataaaattatgaatgcATTATGCTATGTATACCATAAAATTGAGAGCTCTACATTagataattatatttgtGATTTCTTTTACTATTGGATAACTGATATGTTGTTAAAACATTTAACAGGTAGTTTAAactataataaaattatgaatttactttataattttcttgaTAATACTACAGAAAGTAATGTATGTTATGTACATCATTTGTATaagaatgatgaaaaatattttaatgttttaaaaCTAATGTTTGATTATTCAAAAGATTATAACACCTACATGGAACAACGTGCTCAAGATAACCTTCCATGCaatgaaaattatcaaaaatatattcaaaattatgTCGATTCATATAATGAGTTATACgataaatgcaaaaagaaaattatgataaaGAACATTGT